One Actinomycetota bacterium DNA segment encodes these proteins:
- a CDS encoding histidine triad nucleotide-binding protein, which produces MTECLFCKIVAGEIPAEIVFETDQAIAFRDIDPKAPTHILVIPRKHYDNITELTRADVALAGALLDVVTQVIQQEALIHGYRLVANTGPNAGQSVDHVHFHILGGRELTWPPG; this is translated from the coding sequence ATGACTGAATGCCTTTTTTGCAAAATTGTGGCTGGTGAAATACCCGCTGAAATAGTATTTGAGACAGATCAAGCTATTGCTTTTAGAGACATTGATCCAAAAGCGCCGACCCACATTTTGGTGATTCCCCGCAAGCATTACGACAACATAACTGAGTTAACGCGCGCAGATGTAGCGTTAGCCGGAGCCCTCTTAGATGTGGTGACGCAAGTTATCCAGCAGGAGGCCTTGATTCACGGCTATCGCTTAGTCGCCAACACCGGTCCAAATGCTGGTCAATCTGTTGATCATGTGCACTTTCACATCCTTGGTGGCCGGGAACTAACTTGGCCACCCGGATAA
- a CDS encoding 16S rRNA (uracil(1498)-N(3))-methyltransferase, which yields MTLPLFISSETLIANQVVTLDGNEGRHAVSVRRIRVGERIELTDGRGVRATCTVLEVKKNSLSAKIESITLEPKPEVSFIAVQALAKGDRADLALEILTEVGIDVLVPWAATHSIAKWDDPEKGLAKWRRTVQEACKQSRRTRFPQVEALKNLEEVAELIATADLAIVLHETADASITDINVPAAGRVVLVIGPEGGISSDELMKFRESGANVVRMGNSVMRTSTAGGAGLACLISRTKRWSIKSGE from the coding sequence ATGACGCTCCCACTTTTTATTTCGAGCGAAACTCTGATTGCCAATCAAGTTGTAACTCTTGATGGTAACGAGGGTAGGCATGCGGTCTCGGTTCGACGAATCCGAGTTGGCGAACGGATAGAGCTAACTGATGGCCGAGGTGTTCGTGCAACTTGCACTGTTCTGGAAGTTAAAAAGAATTCCCTAAGTGCGAAAATCGAATCAATTACTCTCGAGCCCAAACCAGAAGTTTCCTTTATTGCAGTTCAAGCTTTAGCTAAGGGCGATCGAGCTGATCTTGCTCTCGAAATTCTCACTGAAGTCGGCATAGATGTATTAGTGCCATGGGCTGCGACTCATAGTATTGCGAAATGGGATGATCCAGAAAAAGGTCTAGCCAAGTGGCGACGTACAGTGCAAGAGGCCTGTAAGCAATCGCGTCGGACTAGATTTCCACAAGTTGAGGCGTTGAAGAATTTGGAAGAGGTAGCCGAACTAATTGCTACTGCCGATTTGGCCATCGTCCTTCATGAAACTGCTGATGCCTCAATCACGGACATAAATGTACCTGCGGCTGGCCGCGTCGTTTTGGTAATTGGCCCCGAAGGCGGAATTTCATCTGATGAACTGATGAAGTTTCGCGAATCTGGCGCAAATGTTGTGCGAATGGGCAATTCAGTAATGCGCACCTCCACTGCTGGTGGTGCTGGCTTGGCTTGCTTGATTTCCCGAACAAAACGCTGGTCAATCAAGTCAGGGGAGTGA
- the dnaJ gene encoding molecular chaperone DnaJ encodes MADHYAALGVSRDATVDEIKRAYRKLARELHPDVNPDPSAEERFKEVSTAYEVLSDAEKRQMYDLGADPFSGTGFNGAAGFGFGDIVDAFFGGGGQRGPIPRRRRGQDALIRVNITLEEAAFGATRDLNIDTAIECGVCNGAGTAANTSVVECSMCRGRGEVQQVQRSFIGQVMTAHRCPQCNGFGNLLPHPCLECVGDGRVRTRVNIAIKIPPGVEDGSRMQMTGHGEVGPGGGPKGDLYVEFVQKEHPVFQRRGDQLHATLPLPMTAAALGATMEVETLDGPVSVNIKPGTQSGTAITLAGHGMPRLGRSGRGDLIIHLAVQTPTALTSEQEALLRQLATLRDEEKPDATLHEHSNGLFGKIKDVFTGR; translated from the coding sequence GTGGCTGATCATTACGCAGCACTAGGAGTCTCTCGAGATGCAACTGTTGACGAAATTAAGCGGGCCTATCGCAAGCTTGCTCGCGAATTACATCCTGATGTAAATCCAGACCCATCGGCCGAAGAGCGATTCAAGGAAGTCTCGACGGCATACGAAGTCTTATCAGATGCCGAAAAAAGACAGATGTATGACTTAGGCGCAGATCCTTTCAGTGGAACTGGCTTCAATGGGGCAGCTGGTTTCGGCTTTGGTGACATTGTCGATGCCTTCTTTGGTGGCGGTGGGCAGCGCGGCCCAATCCCGCGTAGACGAAGAGGTCAAGATGCACTCATCAGAGTGAACATCACGCTGGAGGAGGCCGCATTTGGAGCGACGCGCGATTTAAACATTGACACCGCAATTGAATGTGGCGTATGTAATGGGGCAGGAACTGCTGCAAATACCTCAGTTGTCGAGTGTTCGATGTGTCGTGGGCGAGGAGAAGTTCAACAGGTACAGCGTTCATTTATCGGACAGGTAATGACCGCGCACCGCTGCCCACAATGTAATGGTTTTGGAAATTTGTTGCCACACCCATGCCTTGAATGTGTTGGTGATGGACGCGTTCGCACCCGGGTCAACATCGCAATCAAGATTCCACCTGGTGTTGAAGATGGCTCGCGGATGCAAATGACTGGACACGGAGAAGTTGGTCCAGGTGGTGGACCAAAAGGCGACCTGTACGTTGAGTTTGTTCAAAAGGAACATCCCGTGTTCCAGCGCCGAGGGGATCAACTTCATGCCACCTTGCCGCTTCCTATGACTGCAGCAGCGCTAGGCGCAACTATGGAAGTCGAGACTTTAGATGGACCGGTCAGTGTCAACATAAAACCTGGAACTCAAAGTGGAACTGCAATCACCCTCGCCGGACACGGTATGCCGCGATTAGGCCGCAGTGGTCGTGGAGATTTAATTATTCACCTTGCAGTACAAACTCCTACCGCACTCACTTCAGAACAAGAAGCACTACTGCGGCAATTGGCGACTTTGCGCGATGAAGAGAAGCCGGATGCCACTTTGCATGAGCACTCCAATGGGCTTTTCGGCAAGATCAAAGATGTGTTCACTGGCCGATGA
- the hrcA gene encoding heat-inducible transcriptional repressor HrcA: protein MEDRKLAVLRAIVEDYVQTNEPVGSKVLVDRHALGVSSATIRNDMAALEDEGYLSAPHTSAGRIPTDKGYRLFVDRLSTLKPLSSAERRAIESFLDASVDLDDVMGRTVRLLAQLTKQVALVQYPTLGRSSVRHIELIATSSSRLLLVVIADTGRIEQRSFEIPASVTEQTLTDIRLGLNAVLVGKLFSEVPDLLNGFVDRFEQTVRPIITCVLATLLESVVAKPDERVMISGTANLARGTLDFGGGPASVLEALEEQVILLKLFETASSIENLTVHIGHENPVQELRSASVVSAGYGKGDQVVAHLGVVGPTRMDYPASMAAVHAVAGYVGQILKEQTGG from the coding sequence ATGGAAGACCGTAAACTCGCGGTTTTGCGTGCCATTGTCGAAGACTATGTACAAACTAACGAACCAGTCGGTTCCAAAGTTCTGGTAGATCGACATGCTCTTGGTGTCTCATCGGCAACAATTAGAAACGATATGGCGGCCCTTGAAGACGAGGGCTATCTCAGCGCCCCACACACTAGTGCTGGTCGAATTCCAACGGACAAGGGCTACCGACTTTTTGTTGATCGGTTAAGTACCCTCAAGCCGCTTTCAAGTGCCGAACGGCGCGCGATCGAATCATTCCTTGACGCTTCTGTGGATCTAGATGATGTCATGGGTCGCACTGTGCGCCTATTGGCTCAACTGACCAAGCAGGTGGCTTTAGTGCAATATCCAACTCTGGGCAGAAGCTCCGTTCGACACATCGAACTCATTGCAACATCATCGAGTCGATTGCTGTTGGTTGTAATTGCCGATACTGGGCGCATTGAGCAACGAAGCTTTGAGATCCCGGCCAGCGTCACCGAACAAACTTTGACTGATATCCGATTGGGACTTAACGCTGTTCTGGTTGGAAAATTGTTTTCCGAAGTCCCGGACTTGCTCAATGGGTTTGTTGACCGATTCGAGCAGACAGTTCGGCCAATCATCACATGCGTGTTGGCTACCTTGCTCGAATCCGTGGTAGCAAAACCAGATGAGCGAGTAATGATTAGTGGCACAGCAAATTTGGCAAGAGGGACTCTTGATTTTGGTGGCGGACCGGCTTCTGTTCTTGAGGCACTCGAAGAGCAAGTAATTTTGCTTAAGCTTTTTGAAACTGCTAGCTCAATAGAGAACTTAACGGTACATATCGGACATGAAAATCCGGTCCAAGAATTGCGAAGCGCCTCTGTAGTTAGTGCCGGCTATGGAAAAGGCGATCAGGTAGTTGCTCATTTAGGTGTTGTCGGGCCTACTCGCATGGACTATCCCGCTTCAATGGCCGCGGTGCATGCAGTTGCTGGGTACGTGGGACAAATTTTAAAGGAGCAAACCGGTGGCTGA
- a CDS encoding coproporphyrinogen III oxidase, whose translation MTDRTLGAYVHVPFCASRCGYCDFNTYTAAELTRDSTTVSPATFSPRLISEIRLTAEVNHDFVQPLSSVFFGGGTPTLLATQDLCAILAELANTYGLSPDCEVTIEANPDSVDQTYLAQLKQGGFNRISFGHQSSSSRVLQILDRTHTAGRTWQAINWARDAGFEHINVDLIYGTPHETDADLLQTLAEVSSAPVDHVSAYSLIVEPGTRLAASIKRGELPMPSDDVAAHRYGLIDDALTQIGMSWYEVSNWSLPGAQCQHNIGYWQNQDWLGLGPGAHAHFNGLRRWNVKHPAAWANSVDEHELPIGDTEALTPADIFRENIMLGLRLKTGIPIDSLTDSGVLVANQALAEGLLEPNEFSNGALVLTYQGRLLADGLVARLWD comes from the coding sequence ATGACTGATCGCACGCTCGGCGCATATGTGCATGTTCCTTTTTGTGCATCCAGATGTGGCTACTGCGACTTCAACACTTACACCGCAGCAGAATTAACTCGGGATTCGACAACAGTTTCACCAGCAACCTTTTCACCGAGACTTATTTCCGAGATCAGGTTAACCGCCGAGGTGAACCACGATTTTGTTCAACCGCTTTCTTCAGTTTTTTTTGGCGGTGGAACACCAACACTTTTGGCCACACAGGATTTGTGCGCAATTCTTGCCGAACTTGCGAATACTTACGGTCTAAGTCCAGATTGTGAAGTGACGATTGAGGCTAACCCAGATTCGGTAGATCAAACTTACCTAGCGCAATTGAAGCAAGGTGGGTTCAACCGAATTTCATTCGGCCATCAATCAAGCAGTTCTCGAGTACTGCAGATTTTGGATCGAACTCACACTGCTGGTCGTACGTGGCAGGCGATTAACTGGGCTCGCGATGCTGGGTTTGAGCACATAAATGTAGATCTGATATATGGCACGCCACACGAAACTGACGCTGACTTATTGCAGACCTTAGCCGAGGTTTCCAGTGCACCGGTAGACCATGTGAGTGCGTATTCCTTAATCGTTGAGCCAGGCACTCGGTTAGCTGCGAGTATCAAGCGCGGAGAATTGCCGATGCCAAGTGACGATGTCGCTGCACATCGATACGGACTTATTGATGATGCCCTGACCCAAATCGGCATGTCTTGGTATGAAGTCAGCAATTGGTCATTGCCAGGTGCACAATGTCAACACAATATCGGCTATTGGCAGAATCAGGACTGGCTTGGCCTTGGACCTGGAGCTCATGCACACTTCAACGGCTTACGGCGGTGGAATGTGAAGCATCCAGCAGCCTGGGCCAATAGCGTTGATGAACATGAACTGCCGATTGGGGACACCGAGGCGTTAACGCCAGCAGACATTTTTAGGGAAAACATAATGTTAGGCCTTCGGTTAAAAACGGGGATACCCATCGATTCGCTTACTGATTCTGGGGTATTGGTTGCCAATCAGGCATTGGCCGAAGGCCTGCTAGAGCCTAACGAGTTCTCTAATGGAGCACTTGTCCTTACTTATCAGGGACGGCTCTTGGCTGATGGTTTAGTCGCGCGCCTGTGGGATTAA
- a CDS encoding elongation factor 4 codes for MASATPKPGATDPAIIRNFCIIAHIDHGKSTLADRMLQITGVVDARNMRAQYLDRMDIERERGITIKSQAVRLPFTAEDKQQYVLNLIDTPGHVDFTYEVSRSLAACEGAILLVDAAQGIEAQTLANLYLALENDLVIIPVLNKIDLPAAQPEKYAAELAHIIGCSPDDVLQVSAKTGQGVTELLNEVVRLVPAPVGDATAPARALIFDSVYDTYRGVVTYVRVVDGRIPMRDKIKMMSTAQTHETLEVGVISPEPVASDALGVGEVGYLITGVKDVRQSRVGDTVTLAARPAESALGGYRDPKPMVFSGLYPLDGSDYPLLRDALDKLKLNDAALVYEPETSVALGFGFRCGFLGLLHLEIVRERLEREFNLDLISTAPNVVYDVQMDDGSKHVVTNPSEFPNGKIAQVQEPIVRATILLPSEFIGTVMELCQQRRGALLGMDYLSEDRVEMRYTLPLAEIVFDFFDQLKSRTRGFASLDYEPTGEQIAELVKVDILLHGDAVDAFSSIVHKDKAYAYGVMMAAKLKELIPRQQFEVPIQAAIGSRVIARETIRAIRKDVLAKCYGGDITRKRKLLEKQKEGKKRMKVVGRVEVPQEAFIAALSTDDSAAKDKSK; via the coding sequence ATGGCATCGGCAACACCTAAACCGGGTGCAACTGACCCCGCCATCATCCGGAATTTTTGCATCATTGCCCACATTGATCATGGCAAATCCACCCTGGCCGATCGGATGTTACAAATTACTGGGGTTGTTGATGCCCGGAATATGCGAGCGCAGTACCTAGATCGAATGGACATTGAGCGTGAGCGGGGCATCACAATTAAAAGTCAAGCAGTGCGCTTGCCGTTTACAGCTGAAGATAAGCAGCAATATGTTCTTAATTTGATTGACACTCCGGGACACGTTGACTTTACCTACGAAGTTAGTCGTAGTTTGGCAGCATGTGAGGGTGCAATTCTGCTGGTTGATGCAGCGCAAGGTATTGAAGCTCAGACCTTGGCAAATCTTTACCTTGCTCTGGAAAACGATCTAGTAATAATTCCAGTACTTAACAAGATAGACCTGCCCGCAGCCCAGCCAGAAAAGTATGCTGCAGAATTGGCGCACATTATTGGTTGTAGTCCAGACGATGTTCTGCAAGTCAGCGCTAAAACTGGCCAGGGTGTAACCGAGCTGCTAAACGAAGTTGTGCGCTTGGTTCCGGCTCCAGTCGGCGATGCGACTGCGCCAGCTCGAGCTTTGATTTTTGATTCGGTCTATGACACTTATCGAGGTGTCGTCACATATGTGCGAGTAGTTGATGGCCGGATTCCAATGCGCGACAAAATAAAGATGATGAGCACTGCGCAAACTCATGAAACTTTGGAAGTAGGTGTCATTTCGCCAGAGCCAGTTGCATCAGATGCACTCGGTGTTGGCGAGGTGGGTTACTTGATTACCGGCGTGAAAGATGTGCGCCAGTCTCGAGTTGGCGACACCGTGACTTTAGCTGCTCGACCTGCTGAGTCGGCGCTCGGTGGCTACCGCGACCCGAAGCCGATGGTCTTTTCTGGACTTTACCCACTTGATGGTTCAGACTATCCGCTTCTTCGCGATGCGTTAGATAAGTTGAAATTAAATGATGCGGCCTTGGTTTACGAGCCAGAAACTTCAGTCGCGCTCGGCTTTGGTTTTCGGTGTGGATTTTTGGGCCTGCTGCATTTGGAGATTGTCCGCGAACGCCTTGAGCGCGAATTCAATCTTGACCTGATCTCCACAGCGCCCAATGTTGTTTACGATGTGCAGATGGATGATGGTTCTAAACATGTGGTTACCAATCCAAGCGAATTTCCGAATGGGAAAATTGCCCAGGTGCAAGAGCCAATTGTGCGAGCCACAATCCTCCTACCAAGTGAGTTCATTGGAACAGTGATGGAACTTTGTCAGCAACGACGCGGGGCATTATTGGGGATGGACTATCTTTCTGAGGATCGAGTAGAAATGCGGTACACACTCCCATTGGCTGAGATTGTTTTTGACTTCTTTGATCAGCTAAAGTCTCGAACTCGCGGTTTTGCCTCATTGGATTACGAACCAACGGGCGAGCAGATAGCCGAGCTAGTCAAAGTTGATATCTTGCTCCACGGCGATGCGGTTGATGCCTTTAGTTCAATTGTCCACAAGGATAAGGCGTATGCATATGGAGTGATGATGGCAGCCAAACTCAAAGAGCTAATCCCACGCCAGCAGTTTGAAGTTCCCATTCAGGCGGCAATCGGTTCACGAGTTATAGCTCGAGAAACCATTCGAGCAATTCGCAAGGATGTATTGGCAAAGTGTTATGGCGGTGACATCACCCGCAAGCGCAAACTTCTGGAGAAGCAGAAGGAAGGAAAGAAGCGAATGAAAGTTGTGGGACGCGTTGAGGTTCCGCAAGAAGCTTTCATTGCCGCACTATCTACAGACGACTCGGCAGCCAAAGACAAATCAAAGTAA
- a CDS encoding 30S ribosomal protein S20 produces MANIKSQKKRILQNAAAQERNKSVRSALKTKIRRFREAVATGDQAAASVALADASRALDKAVSKGVIHKNQAANRKSALASALNKA; encoded by the coding sequence GTGGCCAACATTAAGTCGCAAAAGAAGCGTATTCTGCAGAATGCTGCTGCCCAAGAACGAAATAAGTCTGTTCGCAGTGCTCTAAAGACAAAGATACGTCGCTTCCGTGAGGCTGTTGCAACAGGCGACCAGGCCGCCGCAAGCGTGGCACTTGCTGATGCTTCCCGCGCACTTGATAAAGCTGTATCAAAGGGTGTCATCCATAAGAATCAGGCTGCTAACCGCAAGTCTGCCCTTGCGTCAGCTCTAAATAAGGCCTAG
- the holA gene encoding DNA polymerase III subunit delta, which translates to MAKKDAIGQNRVVLAVGRETALFNQVIARMSTIAQEIDPQFLKVELDLTNLENQVAELGQALAPSLFGEFTLLIVQNISELTEDSTALLLQNLATLPEHLMLVLWHPGGVKGKKALEAIRKTGILEADCAELKNDKLDSALVAEFNKHKRRTTVEALEALRESVGSDLGELLAAISQLCVDIESDPIDAAAVRQYYSGMSDIKSWDISDAMWNAKPKEVLEQFRWAIEQDSASAPAIIAAMAKGLRTLVKFASAPAGMSEAELATHVGVHPFRLRFLRTQKKSWLPEDLAKATRLLAQADRASKGTTYQVGIPGGVSLERAQTLYEIEKNILAMRAPKID; encoded by the coding sequence GTGGCGAAAAAAGATGCAATTGGCCAAAACCGGGTCGTACTAGCAGTTGGCAGAGAAACCGCGCTTTTCAATCAAGTGATCGCCCGAATGTCGACAATTGCGCAAGAGATTGACCCACAGTTTTTAAAAGTAGAACTTGACTTGACCAACTTAGAAAATCAAGTAGCGGAGTTGGGTCAGGCATTGGCTCCATCTTTATTCGGCGAATTTACCTTACTCATAGTGCAGAACATTTCTGAACTAACCGAAGATTCAACAGCCTTGCTCCTGCAAAACTTGGCGACCTTACCTGAACATTTAATGCTTGTGCTTTGGCATCCAGGTGGCGTGAAAGGAAAGAAGGCCCTCGAGGCAATCCGAAAGACTGGAATTCTTGAAGCTGATTGTGCCGAACTCAAAAATGACAAATTGGATTCGGCGTTGGTTGCGGAGTTTAACAAGCACAAGCGGCGAACCACGGTTGAGGCACTCGAGGCCCTGCGTGAATCAGTCGGCTCAGATTTGGGTGAGCTGTTAGCGGCAATTTCGCAATTGTGTGTTGACATTGAATCCGATCCCATTGATGCTGCTGCAGTTCGGCAGTACTACTCAGGGATGTCAGACATAAAGAGTTGGGATATCAGTGATGCGATGTGGAACGCTAAGCCAAAGGAAGTATTGGAACAGTTCCGGTGGGCAATCGAACAAGATTCAGCATCCGCGCCAGCGATTATTGCGGCAATGGCCAAAGGCCTTAGAACTCTGGTTAAATTTGCTAGCGCCCCAGCAGGGATGAGTGAAGCCGAACTTGCCACACACGTTGGTGTGCACCCGTTTCGCTTGCGGTTTCTGCGCACGCAGAAAAAGTCATGGCTCCCAGAAGATTTAGCTAAAGCGACAAGGTTATTAGCCCAAGCCGATCGGGCAAGTAAAGGAACCACTTATCAGGTCGGGATTCCTGGGGGAGTCAGTTTAGAGCGCGCGCAAACTCTCTACGAAATTGAGAAAAATATTTTGGCGATGCGAGCGCCAAAGATTGACTAG
- a CDS encoding DNA internalization-related competence protein ComEC/Rec2 has protein sequence MSGSTKRCTGHWRESVCKPGVIPHPVKTVQVIDARFVPIAVSVWLSAAVTVLVGLQRSLVIATLSGGFIFCLFALTFSRIRKYHWQRPDSIRLVVASCILGFLLAASRLFPILSSPIIALANQHSRVQLTAIVSSDPIATEKLDGQDWHSSTQTSVRLKVLTIEHAGQLWRLSAPILLFADQNPSDFAQLVPGATVSVEAKLFPPRVGSAYVAYSEALSPPIVVTGPPHYQWWASLVRVKLSSALVNVPSDAKALIPGLTLGDTRNLTKDLNTSMRSAGLTHLVSVSGANVTILLSLVFLVLARTSRSTRFIVAILTLASFVVLVRPQPSVLRAAAMGFVMLLAFVLQRKTAAINVLAVSVAVLVVIDPLLSATFGFALSVLATAGLLIWSKPVGQKLSAALPNSIPQWLVDGIVVTICAQLAVLPILILLGAKISLVAIPANLLAVPLAGYVMISGLILTCLALVWLPLAQILAWLVAVPAQGIAQIAKLATRATLLELPLPTGIFGAVFAVILVALLICAFRFWNFGDQDRRNLVVAMLVLVALFVWTRPSVSLKNWPPRKWQVIVCDVGQGDATVIKIAKGQAIVIDAGPDPNLVDSCLRDLGIKNIPLLVLTHFHADHVAGLSGVFKHRRVGEVRVTTFSEPFITSKYVFNFLADKKVLTKKLVAGDQLQVAQVSIKCIWPAKLILGQGSDANNSSLVLQVKSHGLTMVFAGDVEAPAQRAIRQYSMLTEIDVLKVAHHGSRNQDEQFARLLRPRIGVISVGANNTYGHPAHETLLLYELLGTRIFRTDTNGAIAIWKSAGSLEVLTAR, from the coding sequence ATCTCTGGATCAACTAAAAGATGTACCGGGCATTGGCGAGAAAGTGTTTGCAAACCTGGTGTCATACCTCACCCTGTGAAAACTGTTCAAGTCATCGATGCCCGCTTTGTTCCGATTGCAGTGTCAGTCTGGCTATCAGCCGCTGTAACGGTACTTGTTGGACTGCAACGAAGTTTAGTTATTGCCACTCTCAGTGGCGGCTTCATTTTCTGCCTATTTGCATTAACTTTTAGCCGAATTCGAAAATATCATTGGCAAAGACCCGACTCAATTAGATTGGTAGTAGCAAGCTGCATTCTCGGCTTCCTACTCGCCGCCAGTCGACTTTTTCCGATATTGAGTAGCCCAATCATTGCGTTAGCGAACCAGCACAGTCGAGTGCAGCTGACCGCCATCGTGAGTTCTGATCCAATAGCAACAGAAAAACTTGATGGTCAAGATTGGCATAGCTCTACCCAAACCTCAGTGCGTTTGAAAGTTTTGACTATTGAGCATGCAGGGCAGCTTTGGCGATTAAGTGCCCCCATTTTGCTCTTTGCCGACCAGAATCCAAGCGATTTTGCTCAGTTGGTGCCTGGCGCAACAGTTTCAGTGGAGGCAAAGTTGTTTCCACCGCGCGTTGGGTCTGCTTATGTTGCATACAGTGAGGCACTTTCGCCACCAATTGTCGTTACTGGACCACCGCACTATCAATGGTGGGCGAGTTTAGTAAGAGTCAAACTATCTTCGGCACTAGTGAATGTACCGAGCGACGCAAAAGCACTCATCCCAGGTTTAACCCTGGGAGATACTCGAAACCTAACCAAAGACCTGAATACTTCAATGCGCTCCGCTGGACTGACACACCTAGTCTCCGTCTCTGGGGCAAATGTCACAATTTTGCTGTCGTTAGTGTTTCTAGTGTTGGCCCGAACATCTCGGTCCACGAGATTTATTGTGGCCATTTTGACTCTTGCCAGTTTCGTCGTACTGGTCCGTCCACAGCCTAGTGTGCTTAGGGCTGCAGCCATGGGTTTTGTCATGTTACTTGCCTTTGTTCTACAGCGAAAGACCGCAGCGATAAATGTATTAGCTGTTTCAGTCGCCGTACTCGTTGTCATAGACCCACTGCTCAGTGCCACCTTTGGTTTCGCGCTGTCCGTTCTAGCTACCGCCGGATTGTTGATTTGGTCAAAGCCAGTTGGGCAAAAGTTATCAGCCGCACTTCCTAATTCAATTCCACAATGGCTAGTAGATGGCATCGTGGTGACTATTTGTGCTCAATTGGCCGTTCTGCCTATCTTGATTCTGCTCGGTGCCAAAATTTCTTTGGTGGCGATACCAGCAAATTTACTGGCAGTGCCGCTTGCTGGCTATGTGATGATTTCGGGATTAATACTTACTTGTCTGGCTTTGGTATGGCTGCCCCTGGCCCAGATTCTCGCCTGGTTGGTAGCCGTTCCGGCACAGGGTATTGCGCAGATTGCCAAACTTGCAACGCGGGCAACTCTGCTTGAACTACCGCTGCCTACCGGGATTTTTGGCGCGGTCTTTGCTGTGATTCTCGTTGCTCTACTAATTTGTGCTTTTCGCTTCTGGAATTTCGGCGACCAAGATCGGCGCAATCTAGTTGTTGCGATGCTGGTACTCGTCGCCCTCTTTGTCTGGACTAGACCAAGTGTCTCGTTAAAAAATTGGCCACCTCGGAAATGGCAGGTTATTGTCTGCGATGTTGGTCAAGGTGATGCAACGGTAATCAAAATCGCCAAAGGACAGGCGATCGTGATTGATGCAGGCCCTGACCCAAACCTGGTTGACAGTTGTTTGCGAGATTTAGGAATTAAAAATATTCCGCTATTAGTGCTAACCCATTTCCATGCTGACCATGTAGCTGGGTTAAGTGGCGTATTCAAGCATCGGAGAGTTGGTGAAGTGCGGGTAACTACCTTTTCCGAACCATTTATTACTAGTAAGTATGTTTTTAATTTTCTGGCAGATAAAAAAGTGTTAACAAAGAAACTAGTTGCTGGTGACCAATTACAGGTTGCACAAGTGAGTATTAAATGCATCTGGCCGGCCAAGTTAATTTTGGGACAGGGAAGTGATGCCAATAATTCAAGTTTAGTTTTGCAAGTCAAAAGTCATGGGTTAACTATGGTCTTTGCCGGCGATGTCGAAGCCCCAGCACAGCGCGCCATCCGCCAATACTCGATGCTCACTGAAATCGATGTACTAAAAGTCGCTCACCACGGATCTAGAAATCAGGATGAGCAGTTTGCTCGGTTGCTCAGACCTCGAATCGGAGTCATTTCAGTCGGTGCGAATAACACTTACGGGCACCCCGCCCATGAGACTTTGCTTCTTTACGAGCTGCTTGGCACAAGGATATTTAGAACTGACACCAATGGCGCTATCGCTATCTGGAAATCTGCAGGCAGCCTTGAGGTTTTGACTGCCCGGTAA
- a CDS encoding ComEA family DNA-binding protein, which produces MASAEERIRALWSAREDEHLEFVSPDYTFNSSKHTRHALIKVAILILAVTALFVWANRPQTVGSPEVLASGTALISSAAPSPKIVVDVEGRVRRPGLYWLTDSARVADAIKAAGGFLPNYRKGSVNLAARLVDGQLLLIGEVPNGQGAAAAPEADSTSRISLNSSSQAQFESLPGVGPVLAQRILSWRTEHGAFKSLDQLKDVPGIGEKVFANLVSYLTL; this is translated from the coding sequence ATGGCTTCCGCAGAAGAGCGCATAAGGGCCTTATGGTCTGCCCGCGAAGATGAACATCTAGAATTTGTGTCGCCCGATTACACATTCAATTCATCAAAACATACTCGGCATGCGCTTATAAAAGTGGCAATTTTGATCCTGGCTGTAACCGCGTTATTTGTGTGGGCAAACCGGCCACAAACTGTCGGCTCCCCAGAAGTGCTAGCCAGCGGAACTGCTTTGATCTCCTCGGCTGCGCCCTCGCCAAAGATTGTCGTTGACGTAGAAGGCCGAGTTCGTCGCCCCGGTTTGTATTGGCTGACAGACTCAGCACGAGTAGCGGATGCAATAAAAGCCGCTGGTGGCTTTCTTCCCAATTACCGCAAGGGAAGTGTGAATTTAGCTGCTCGATTAGTAGACGGTCAATTACTTCTTATCGGCGAAGTGCCAAACGGGCAAGGCGCAGCGGCGGCGCCTGAGGCTGATTCGACCAGTCGAATCAGCCTGAACAGTTCCAGTCAGGCGCAGTTTGAATCCTTGCCAGGTGTAGGTCCAGTTTTGGCGCAGAGAATACTTTCCTGGCGAACTGAGCACGGTGCGTTTAAATCTCTGGATCAACTAAAAGATGTACCGGGCATTGGCGAGAAAGTGTTTGCAAACCTGGTGTCATACCTCACCCTGTGA